ACGGCGCTCGACCCCGCCGAAATCGCCGCCGTCGCGGCCGTCGAGCCCAGGCGGGCGCGGATCTACCAGGGGGATCGATACTGCCGAGCCTGCGAGGTCGCCAGTTCGAGCCCGAAAGACGGCGCCCTCGAGAAGCGCGTCCCCACCGTCCTCGACTACCTCGATCCCCTCGATCGGGTCCGGCTTCCACCGCTCGGCGGTGAGGAACGGGACGATCCGGCACGGATCGCCGAGGCCTACGCGGACGCGTACGACGCCCTGCTGGACGCTGCCGGACGCGTGTGAGGACAGCGGGTCGTCGAGGACTCGTGACTCAGGCCTGTCGGGCCATCCGGGCGGCGAGTTCGACGTGATCGTAGGGCTGGCTCGCGACGCTCGGGCCGTGGCCCGTATGCATCTCGGCGAGTTCCGGCGAGATCCGCTCGAGCAGCCGGTCGATGCTCTCGATCAGCGTTTCCCGGTCGCCTTCTTCGAGATCGGTCCGACCGAAGCTGCCGTTCTGGAAGACGAGGTCCCCCGCGAAGAGCAGACCCTCGTCCGCCGAGTAGAAACAGAGATGATCGTCCTTGTGGCCGGGCGTGTGGAGTGCGACGTACTCGTGATTGCCCAGCCGGACCGTCTCCTCGTCTGCGATCGCGTGATCGACGCCGTCGATCGACGGATCGTATCCCCAGGCGTCGACGTCGAACGCCGTTTTCACCGACTCGAGGTTCCCCACGTGGTCTGGATGGGCGTGCGTGAGAATCACCGCATCCAGGTCGTCGATACGGGACTCGAGCCGTTCGACGACATCGAAGTTTGCACCGGTATCGACGAGAATCGTTCGCTCACCGGTGACGAGATAGACGTTGCTCGTAAACGCCTGCACGCCCTGCGCGAGATTCGAGATCATGGGCGGGAGTACAGTATCAGGTGGCTTGTGCGTGTCGACACGGTCACGACTGCGTCCCCCGAACCGTCGTGATCGATTCGGGGTCGTGGGGCGCCGTTTCGGGCGATAAAGGCGGATGCTCGGCGTTCCACGCGGAGCCCCGATATTCACAAGGATTTTTAGCTCCGGCACGTAGTGGGTGACGAATGACTCGGCCGGTCTCCGTCGGGGTTGTCGTCCTCGTCGCCGTCGTCGTACTCGCAGGCATCAGTGGTCCGATGATACTGGTCGGGGTTGGAACCGCCAACTCTGCCGGTCCACAGCAGCCGTCGGGGGAGGATACGGTCTCCACGGCGAGTACCGCCGCGTCCGACGACGTCGACTCGCAGGATTTCGATAGCACCACGTTCGAAATCACCGTCCACGAGAACGGGAGCGCCACCTGGACGTTCCGCCACGAGCAGCGGCTCGAGGACGCCGAGGCGGAGCGAAACTTCGACACGTTCGCCGAAGAGTTCGAGTCGGAGGAGACCGGCCTCTACGACCGCTTTACCAACCAGGCGGAGGCGCTGACGGAAACCGGCAGCGAGATGACCGACCGAGAGATGGAGGCGACGGATTTCAACCGCTCGGCGTCGCCCGAACACGGACTCAACACGATGGGGGTCGTCGAGATGTCGTTCCGCTGGGAAGGGTTCGCCGAGGTCGAGGACGACAGGATCGTCGTCGGTGACGTGTTCCGAAACATGTACATCAGCGAGGATCAGTCGATCGTGATCGTTCCGGACGGCAACCTCGTATTCACCGAGGCGGAGCCGGACGGCGAGTACACCAGCAATTCGCTAACGGACGCCAGTTCGATAACCTGGAACGGTGAACAGGAGTTCCTCGACGAACGGCCTCGAGTCGTTCTCCAGGACGCCGACGATGTCGGCGGCAGCGGCTCCGGAAACACTGGCCCCTCGAACAGTGGAACCGAACTTTCCTCGGTATCGGTGCTGCTCGGAATCGTCGTGCTCACGCTCGGTATCGGGGTCGCGGCCCTCTGGTACCGAACCCAGCAGTCGGGCGACGAGACGACGAGCGCAGAGCCGACGGAGACACCGCCAGCCGCAGCGTCCGAATCGGAACCGGAGACGGATGACGATGCGGACACGAACGTGCTTCCCGAGGACGAACTCCTGACGGACGAGGACCGGGTACTCAAACTCATCCGGAAGAACGGTGGCCGGATGAAACAGGTCAACATCGTCGAGGAGACCGGCTGGTCGAAGTCCAAGGTCAGTATGCTCCTCTCGGAGATGGAAAGCGAGGGCAACATCAGCAAACTCCGCGTCGGTCGCGAAAACATCATCAGCCTGGAAGGGTTCGAACCCGAGGCGACGAAGTCGCCGTTCGACGAGTAATCGCAGGGCAAACCGGTTACAGTCACCGCCAGTGGCCGTGTCACCGCTCGACACTGA
This DNA window, taken from Natronococcus sp. CG52, encodes the following:
- a CDS encoding MBL fold metallo-hydrolase → MISNLAQGVQAFTSNVYLVTGERTILVDTGANFDVVERLESRIDDLDAVILTHAHPDHVGNLESVKTAFDVDAWGYDPSIDGVDHAIADEETVRLGNHEYVALHTPGHKDDHLCFYSADEGLLFAGDLVFQNGSFGRTDLEEGDRETLIESIDRLLERISPELAEMHTGHGPSVASQPYDHVELAARMARQA
- a CDS encoding helix-turn-helix transcriptional regulator, whose translation is MTRPVSVGVVVLVAVVVLAGISGPMILVGVGTANSAGPQQPSGEDTVSTASTAASDDVDSQDFDSTTFEITVHENGSATWTFRHEQRLEDAEAERNFDTFAEEFESEETGLYDRFTNQAEALTETGSEMTDREMEATDFNRSASPEHGLNTMGVVEMSFRWEGFAEVEDDRIVVGDVFRNMYISEDQSIVIVPDGNLVFTEAEPDGEYTSNSLTDASSITWNGEQEFLDERPRVVLQDADDVGGSGSGNTGPSNSGTELSSVSVLLGIVVLTLGIGVAALWYRTQQSGDETTSAEPTETPPAAASESEPETDDDADTNVLPEDELLTDEDRVLKLIRKNGGRMKQVNIVEETGWSKSKVSMLLSEMESEGNISKLRVGRENIISLEGFEPEATKSPFDE